In Helianthus annuus cultivar XRQ/B chromosome 8, HanXRQr2.0-SUNRISE, whole genome shotgun sequence, a single genomic region encodes these proteins:
- the LOC110871592 gene encoding receptor protein kinase-like protein ZAR1 produces the protein MLIRHINSLFTLTFVLNYASALTSDGLSLLSIKSAVDGGDTVFSDWNDNDDTPCNWTGVSCANISGISDPRVVGIALAGKNLTGYIPSELGNLAYLRRLNLHDNNFHGSIPDQIFNATSLHSLFLYGNNLSGDLPLSICNPNRLQNVDLSHNSLSGTLQKYLGNCRQLQRLILAGNNFSGEVPAGIFPALANLIQLDLSSNAFNGSLPYDIGQLKSLSGTLNLSFNHFTGKLPPSLGELPLTVSFDLRHNNFSGEIPQTGSFANQGPTAFLNNPLLCGFPLQKTCRDNGSTVVTPGTQSLTPRVNGDESKKGLKPGLIILISVADAVGVALIGLVIVYLYWRRKDSNGCSCSCSRRFGGNSKSKFCWFPCVSRFPNTDSEVESEKGDGGGGGGGSGGEGGKLIAIDKGFSFELDELLRASAYVLGKSGLGIVYKVVLGNGIPVAVRRLGEGGEQRYKEFVAEVQAIGRVKHPNVVKLRAYYWAPDEKLLISDFISNGNLASALKGQTSTILSWSTRLRIAKATARGLAYIHECSPRKYVHGDIKPSNILLDNEYQPYISDFGLNRLITITGNNPSSSGGFMGGALPYLTQTEKVNNYQAPEARVSSNRHTQKWDVYSFGVVLLELLTGRSPEFSPPTTSTSIEIPDLVKWVRKGFEDETPLSDMVDPMLLQEVHAKKEVLSVFHLALACTERDPDIRPRMKTVLESLEKIRT, from the exons ATGTTAATCCGTCATATCAATTCCCTTTTTACCCTTACATTTGTTCTTAATTACGCTTCCGCCCTCACCTCCGACGGCCTCTCTCTCCTTTCCATCAAATCCGCCGTAGACGGCGGCGACACGGTGTTTTCCGACTGGAACGACAACGACGACACCCCGTGCAACTGGACCGGAGTCTCGTGCGCCAACATTTCCGGCATTTCCGATCCACGTGTCGTCGGAATCGCCCTCGCCGGAAAAAACTTAACCGGTTACATCCCGTCGGAGCTCGGAAACCTAGCCTATCTTCGGCGGCTTAACCTACATGACAACAACTTCCACGGCTCAATTCCTGATCAAATCTTCAATGCGACGTCGCTTCACAGCTTGTTCCTGTACGGAAACAATCTCTCCGGCGACCTTCCGTTGTCAATTTGTAACCCTAACCGTCTCCAAAACGTTGACTTATCTCACAACTCACTCTCCGGAACCTTACAGAAGTATCTAGGTAACTGCCGGCAGTTACAACGGTTAATTCTCGCGGGAAACAACTTTTCCGGCGAAGTTCCGGCAGGTATTTTCCCTGCGTTAGCGAACTTAATCCAACTCGATCTCTCGTCAAATGCATTCAACGGATCGTTACCGTACGATATCGGTCAGTTAAAATCGTTATCCGGAACGTTAAATCTCTCGTTCAATCACTTCACCGGAAAGTTACCGCCGTCGTTAGGTGAGTTACCGTTGACCGTTAGTTTTGACCTCCGGCATAACAATTTCAGCGGCGAAATACCGCAAACCGGTTCGTTTGCGAACCAAGGCCCAACGGCGTTTTTAAACAATCCGTTGTTGTGCGGTTTTCCGTTGCAAAAAACTTGCCGCGACAACGGTTCGACGGTGGTTACACCGGGAACTCAGAGTTTAACGCCGAGAGTTAACGGTGATGAGTCGAAAAAAGGGTTGAAACCGGGGTTGATCATATTGATTTCGGTTGCGGATGCGGTTGGTGTTGCATTGATTGGGTTGGTTATTGTTTATTTGTATTGGAGAAGAAAAGATTCAAATGGTTGTAGTTGTAGTTGTAGTAGAAGATTTGGCGGGAATAGCAAGTCGAAATTCTGTTGGTTTCCTTGTGTAAGTAGGTTTCCGAACACGGATTCCGAGGTGGAGTCGGAAAAAGGggatggtggtggcggtggcggcggtAGTGGTGGTGAAGGGGGGAAGCTTATTGCTATTGATAAAGGGTTTAGTTTCGAGTTGGATGAGTTGTTGAGGGCTTCGGCTTATGTGTTGGGGAAGAGCGGGTTGGGGATTGTGTATAAGGTGGTGCTCGGGAATGGGATTCCGGTGGCGGTTAGGCGGTTGGGCGAAGGCGGGGAGCAGCGGTATAAGGAGTTTGTGGCGGAGGTTCAGGCGATCGGGAGGGTGAAGCATCCGAATGTGGTGAAATTGAGAGCTTATTACTGGGCTCCTGATGAGAAACTACTGATTAGCGATTTCATTTCGAATGGCAACTTGGCTTCCGCGTTAAAAG GTCAAACATCTACGATTCTTTCATGGTCAACGAGGCTAAGGATCGCGAAAGCCACTGCAAGAGGGTTAGCGTATATACACGAATGTAGCCCGAGAAAATATGTTCATGGAGACATCAAACCCTCGAATATTCTCCTAGACAACGAATATCAACCCTACATATCTGATTTCGGTTTGAACCGTCTAATTACCATAACGGGAAACAACCCATCCTCATCGGGTGGTTTCATGGGTGGGGCCCTCCCGTACTTGACACAAACCGAAAAAGTCAACAACTACCAAGCACCCGAAGCCCGAGTGTCATCCAACCGACATACACAAAAATGGGATGTCTACTCTTTCGGTGTAGTTTTGCTTGAACTGCTAACCGGAAGGTCACCGGAGTTTTCACCTCCGACAACCTCAACGTCGATTGAGATCCCGGATCTTGTGAAGTGGGTCCGGAAGGGGTTTGAGGATGAAACTCCTCTTTCCGATATGGTGGACCCAATGTTGCTTCAAGAAGTGCACGCGAAAAAGGAAGTGCTATCGGTCTTTCACTTAGCCCTCGCGTGTACTGAACGAGACCCTGATATTCGACCTCGAATGAAAACAGTGTTGGAAAGTCTTGAAAAAATTAGAACATAa